The genomic window AACATGGTTGGGCATTGTTGTCCAATACATTATGTTTaattttcttcaccattatatgctcTTTATTTGTGTCCGCATTCCTTATACCAATTGTTTATTCATTTACATTTTTCCCTTGTAATAGTTCTATGTATCGGACCGCATGTCCACCATTgatcttcctttgaaaaacttctCATTGTTGCTCAACTTACATAATGATAGCGAGCCAAATATGGTGTCTAAGTTTATCTTCAAGCATGGTGAGTGTCTTCACTTAGATCTTTGAATTCATGCTTGTTGTGGTTTACTTGCGCAGGTGCGATTCAAAATGAATCTTTGAAAGGAgcaagacgtgcgttgcacgtgcaagcttactagttagAGGTAATGGGCGTTAGTAATTGACATAACATTATTACATAATAATAAATGGCATTACTGTAATTTTGGAGTACACAATATATCTATTTTTACTTTTGGTTTTTTGTCTATGGAAATGGATCCCAAAACCTCCAACCACCTAGATAGGAGTATTCGGAGTTAATGAAACCAAATCATAGCGACTAAATCACGGGGTGGGGTCCTTGCCGAAGCCCATGAGAACATGGGTGAGCAGCATGGCTCCCCGACGGCTCGTCTGCGCCAGCCGTCCCAACAGCGGGAAGCTCACCGTCTCCCTGTTCTTGAGAGGCTTCTTGTCCCACCTGCATATACATTCTAACAATTAACACACTAACTAGCTAGTAGATGGTAGCGTCTCGGTGATTATGTTTGGTGACAGATAAGATAAATATTGTTCTAGCTTACCAGTCCTGGTGCCTGACGACCTTGCCATCCTCGACGTCGAGTGTGATGAGGGACTCTAGGTCGACATCCTTGCCAAAGACCTTGTAGTGCTGCTTGTTGTCGATCAGTATCTGCATTCATGCATCACCCATTGCATTGATATTCCGATCTTGTTTATAAAATATGTACATTGTTACCATACAGAGTGTATGTGTGGTGACGCTCCAATGCAGAAGATGAGCTTTTAATTACCTGGGATTTCCCCGGTCCGGTCGTGTTTTCCTTTATCGTGTACTCTGCGATCTTGGACTCACCGAATACCTGATCAAGCACGAGCCTTTGGATTAGTTTGTGCAATAACATTGAATGTATATCAAAAAGAAATAATAAATATCCATGAATAAATAAAGCATGTGAAGGTGCATATATACCTTAGGCATGGTGTAGAAGGCTGATTTGATCTGCTTGACGCTGCGATCAGATCGAACGGAATTCGATTAAAGAAGGGGCATGGATCATCTGAAGAAGAAAATTAGGCAACACCGAACTTAATTGCATACCCGTGGGCGCGCATGAGCGGGTCCTCGAATGTGGCATTGGGCGCGTACATCTCGAAGTCCCGCGCCGTGGCGCATGATCCGTATCTGCGGTGATTTGCCATGAGCGAGGCGATGAACAACTATTGGAAAATACTACGTAACTACAGAATGATTGAAAAATAATCTGAGCTGGACAATTATgtaggtatatactatatactgcCAAGATCATTGGAGAGATAAGAGCAGCAATTAGCAATTATTTGATCGTGCATGCTCAATTGCTTGCTCGACCTTTTTTTTCGGAAAATTGTAAATATATTACTCAAAGAGAAAATTGCTTGCTCAATTAACTGAACAATTAGAAATTAGCAATTTGGCAGTACAAGCTGAACTTTTTGCGTTTGCGCTGCAAACAGCGGTGACATCGAAGCGTCTGAACAAAGTTAAGCTGGGAATGGGATGCCTGGACAAGCAGAGCAGTAAAGCAGAGCAGAGGTTGATTTGAGTGGTAGAAGTAGTTACATGTTGAGGAGATGCGGCATGATGCGCTCCGACAcgcccccgcccgccgccgccggctgcgtCGACGCCTTCGCTCCCGCGGCCGCCGCCATGCCTGCTGTCGTCGCCGTCGTCGAGAACAATAACCTCTGCTTCGCCGGCGCGAGGGCGGCAGAAGCAGCGGCTGCGCGGAGGAAGAGCGCAGACGGGGCGGACGGCAGGAGCAGGCGCAGTCGGGCGGCGGAGGTGGCGCAGAGAGCAGGGGGTGGCATGCGATGGGAAGCAGACGCGCGCGCGGTGGTGCTGGTGAGAAGAGATGGCGAAACAGGGGAGGGAAGCTTGGCTGGCTAGCTGTAGACGAAAGGGTCTCTGGAGTTGAAATGTAGTAGTTGCAGTAGCGCGTTCCTCCGTTGACGGCGTGCGCGGCGGAGGACGGCGCCACGTCGGCCGGCCGATCCGGTGGCGGgggctgcctccacgacgccgagtTTGTTCGGGCCATTCAGCTCGCGGGCCAGGCTATCTGGCATAATTAGCTCTTCTCAAGGCCTACTAAtaacaggagcatcccattcaatTAAGGCGCGCTTTAGCTCGCTAGGCCTGGCATAATTTCatgttttttgctttctttttttcgTTTATACTTCCAACTATACTAAACAAATATATTACAAACAACACTTTCCATACAAATATTTGAAAATATATTAACgtagcatttgaaaaatgttaaatttgtataaAGCAAAAATGTTTCCCATGTATACACAAATTTTAGAATGTGTGTGTAAAAATTTGATTGTAtaattaaaaaatgtttatcaagcCTTTGAAAAATGTTGAGTAAGTATATGGATTTTCTTAATCAAGCGTTTGAAAAAGGTTTAACGTTTATagaaaaaatgttaaccatgtatttggaaaatgttaagcaaacatttaaaaaatgttaaatgagtataaaaaatgttgaccatgtaataAAAAACGTTAATGCTGTATAttgaattaaaaaatgttaaacttgaaTTTGAAACATTGTAATCAAGCAACAAATGTAAAATGTATATAGGAATTTTTTTGACCATGTTTTAAAAAATAGTTGATCTTtcatttgcaaaaatgttcatcatgcatttgaaaaaaatgcttatagaaaaaatgttgactatgcattaaaaaatattaatcttgtattaACTCTTTTTAATTAAGCattttaaaatgttaaaaatgtgtataaaaatattgaccatgtattctaTAAATGGTTGAACTTGTATTGAGAAAATATTAATTTTCTATTTAAAatttgtatagaaaaatgttgaccatatattcATAGACCGAGGTAGAAACAAAGAAAAAGATACAATAAtgatgaaaaccaagaaagaaacaaaataaaaacgaaGATAGAAAACCAGAAATGAAAGAAAAGCAAAAACCCATCAAAactaagaaagaaacaaagaaatacaAGAAAAGGCAGTGAAATCTGTGAAAAGTAAAGAAAACTGGTGGAAAAAAACATAGGATTTAAGAAAAGCGTTCAATAAATAGAGAAAACCAAGAAAAAGGAAACGAAAagggaaaaaccctggaagaaacCACCACGAGTGATCATCTCGATGGGAAACAAGGAACGAAAAAAAGAGGCGAAAAACGGGACGGTCTAGTTCTGTAGCAGGTGTGAAAATGTGTCAGGCGAGACAGAAGAAACACCCGCGATAAACAAGATACAGCCTTTGCGAATGGTCCAGCCAAGCGCGGGGGGCATTAAGCTCTCATTTTTTTTCCGTTTTTGGTTTTTGTGTTCTGTTTtcatttttacttttatttatatttacatatatataaaaaattaatgttaatcatgcatttagaAATGTTAACCATGTATAAAAAATGCTTCTAATGCATAAAAAGTGCAGAATGTGCATGAGAAAAGTTGACATCAATATATATGTTTGAAAGTAATCATGTAACGGAAAAATGTCAACGCGTATATAAAAAGATATTTTTAATGTATCAAAAGTGTACAAGGTGTGTGGAAACAAGTAgacatcaaaaataaatattttaaaaaatgttaatcatgcattagAAAAATGTTACACGTGTATATAAAAATTGATGATTatgtataagaaaaatgtaaa from Triticum aestivum cultivar Chinese Spring chromosome 3B, IWGSC CS RefSeq v2.1, whole genome shotgun sequence includes these protein-coding regions:
- the LOC123066923 gene encoding uncharacterized protein, giving the protein MPPPALCATSAARLRLLLPSAPSALFLRAAAASAALAPAKQRLLFSTTATTAGMAAAAGAKASTQPAAAGGGVSERIMPHLLNIYGSCATARDFEMYAPNATFEDPLMRAHGVKQIKSAFYTMPKVFGESKIAEYTIKENTTGPGKSQILIDNKQHYKVFGKDVDLESLITLDVEDGKVVRHQDWWDKKPLKNRETVSFPLLGRLAQTSRRGAMLLTHVLMGFGKDPTP